The genome window TACGGTCTTCAAGAAATCTCGTCTCATCTTGCGCTCCTTTTCCTCGCATTGATCCAGTGCCTGATGGCGCGGATACCCGGTGGTAAGCCTGATTGGCTTGACTCGTTGTTATGACATCGACTGAACTATATGGCAGGCAAATTATTTCTTTTACTAGGGGAAACACTGCTATCCTGCTGAAAAATTATCTAGACAATGTCATAACATGAAAGCCGACATATTCCTGGGTATCGACATGGGGTCCACGGGCCTGAAGGCAGTTGCCTTCGAGGCCGGGACCGGGGCCACGCTTGCCGCTGCGGGGGGTGCGCTGCCGTATACGCATCTGCCTGGCGGCGGCTGCGAACTCAGCGCTGACGCCATTGAATCGGCGCTGATGCTGGCGCTACGCGGCGTGGCGGATCAGTTGGGTCCGCGGGCCGCCGACGTGCGCGCCTTGAGCTGCACCGGGCACGGCGCGGGCTTGTATGCGTTGGACGAGCAGGGGCGGTTGCTGCACGGGCGTGCCGTGGCATCGACCGACCAGCGCGCTGGCGCACTGGCCCGCCGGTTGACGCCGCAATGGGGCGACGCGCTGTATCAAGAGGTAGGCTGCCGGCCGTGGGCAGGGCAGTCCAGCTTGGCGGCAGCGGAGTTGTTCGATGCGGCAAACGGCGGCCATCGTGCAATTCGCAAGCTGCTGTTCGCCAAGGACTATCTGAGTTATCTGCTGACCGGCGAGATCGCAACCGATGCCAGCGACGCCAGTACGGCGGGTCTGCTGTCTTTGGATTCGGGCGCGTGGTCGGCGATGGCTTTCCAGGCGGCAGGCCTGTCCGATTTGATGGCACAGGCGTTGCCGCCCATTGTGCCCACGGGAACCGTGATTGGCCGCTTGTTGCCAGCGCGCGCCGCAGTCTGCGGCTTGCCCGCGGGCCTGCCGGTGGCCGTTGGCGCTATTGATTTGCTGGCGTCTTTGTCGGCCGTGGGCGCCGGCCAGAGTGGCCACGCGGTCGCGGTGTTCGGGACGTGGTGCGTGAACGCAGTCGTGGCGCCTGCGCGCGAACCCAAGCCGGAAGTGGGCGCGATTGTGCGCCACGGTCCCGCCACTGATCGGCTCTATCTGGAAAACAGCCCGTCATCCATGGCCAATGTGGCTTGGCTTGCACGCACGATGCAGTTTCCCGATGCGGCTGCTGTGGTCGAATGCGCGATGACGGTGCCACTGGGCGCGCAAGGGTTGCGGTTCTTGCCATTCATCAATGGCGGTGGTGTGGCGGCAGGCGCGACGGCGGGTTTTGTCGGGCTGAAAGGCAACCACGGCCGCGCCCACATGGCGCGCGCTGTCATCGACGCGGTTGTGGCCTTGCACGCGTGGCACCTGAAGCGATTGGCCGTAAGGGGCTTGGGCGTGCCAGGGCAGGTAGCCGCTTTGGGTGGTGGCGCGCGAGACCCCCGTCTGGTGGCGCTACTTGCCGGCTTGCTGGGTCATGCCGTGCAGCGCTGCGGCGACGACGAGACAGGCGCGCGCGGCGCGGCGGGTTACGCGGCGCAATCGCAAGGGGCGTGCGCGGACGAGGTCTTGCCAGTGTGTTGCGAAACGATCGAATCCGAGCCGCATGCCGCGCAAGCTCACGCCGATTTCCATGCCGAATTTGAAGCGCTGATTTCCAGTATGGCGCCCGCGTTCAGCCTTCTGACGAGTGCCGCGCGATGACGGCGAACACCTTGCCATATGTGCGCCCGGCGCTGCTTGCGGGCCGGCACTTTTCCACGGTGATCGTCGGCGCAGGGATCAACGGCGTGGGCGTGTTCCGTGATCTGTCATTGCAAGGCGTGGATTGTCTGGTTGTCGATAAAGGCGATTTTGCGGCAGGCGCCAGCAGTGCGCCTTCGCGCATGATTCATGGCGGTTTGCGCTATCTGGAAAGCGGGGCATTCGCGCTGGTGGCCGAGGCCACGCGTGAACGCAATCTGTTGTTGCGCAACGCTGCGCACCTGGTGCGCCCGCTGGAAACGGTGGTGCCGCTGTCCAGCCGTTTTGGCGGTTTGTGGGGCAGCATGCTGCGCTTTGCCGGAAGGTCGGCATCGCCCGGCGCGCGCGGCCTGTTCGTGGTGGCGCTGGGCCTGCGGCTGTATGACCGTCTGGGGCGCCGGCAGCGCGTCATGCCCGGTCATCGCATTGCGCGAGCGCCTGCTGCGGACGAGGCCTTGTTCCGCGATTCGGTGCGTTGGACGGCGACATACTTCGACGCGTGGATCAGTCATCCCGAGTGGCTGATTCTGGAATTGATGGCGGACGCGCATGCCGATCAGCCCGCGTCCTTGGCCGCAAATTACTGCAAGGTGATGGCTTGCCGGGGCAAGACGCTGACGTTGCGGGACGAGATTACCGGCGAGTTTGTGGATGTGACTGCCGACACAGTGGTCAATGCCACGGGCGCGTGGCTGGACCGGTCGGCCACCGCGCTGGAAGGCGCTGGGTCGCGGGTCATGGGCACGAAGGGCTCGCACCTGATCCTGGACCATCCGGCGTTGCGCACGGCGCTGGACGGCCGCATGGCCTACTTTGAAACGTCCGATGGCCGGGTATGTATTGTCTATCCGTTCATGGATCGTGTGCTGGTAGGGTCCACCGACATTCCTGTTGATGATCCCGACCAAGCGGCGACCGAACCGGCCGAGGTCGACTACTTGCTGGACGTCTTGCGCGAGGTCTTTCCGCGTTTGCCGTTTGCGCGCCGGGACGTGGTCTACACTTACGTCGGTGTGCGCCCGCTGGCGCATTCGGATGCCGACAAGCCCGGGCAGATTTCACGCGATCATGCGGTGGTGATCGATCCGCCCAACGCGCTGCGAAAGGTGCCGCTGGTGTGTCTGGTCGGCGGTAAATGGACCACCTTTCGATCCTTGGCGGCGCTGGCGGCAAACCACGTGCTGGCGCAATTGGGGCGCACGCGCGCCAAGTCCACCGAAACGCAGGCGATAGGCGGGGGCGCAGATATGCCAGCGCCTGGCGCGGCGCTGGATCGTTTTATTGATGGCATTCAGGCCAGTTCCGGATTGTCGCGAAAGCGCTGTGCGGATCTGACCGGACGCTACGGCTCTCGCGCCAGCAAGCAGGCGATGGACTTTGCAGCGTCAGGCGATGTGCCGCTGCGCCATGCGCCGGATTATTCGGAAGCCGAGGTCCGTGCGCTGTGCCAGGAAACCGGCGTGCTGCATTTGGATGATCTGGTTGTCCGCCGCACGCTTTTGGCCATCCGTGGCTGCGTCACGGCTGGCCTGTTGACTGAGCTTGCCGACTTGGCGGCATCCGCGCTGGATTGGACCGCCACGCGCCGGCGCGAAGAATGGCTGGCTTGCGCCGCCATCCTGCGCGACCGGCATTTTGTAGACCTTCCTGTGGAAGAGGGGGCAGAACCATCCGGCCTGGATGCCGCCCGAACCACGGATTTGATTTCAAGCCCGATCACGACATGAGCAGCCCCATCTCCACCCTGGATGTCCTGGACCGCAACGCCGGAGCGCCGCTGTGGACGCAGTTCCGCGACCTTGTGCGTGGCAAGATTTTGCAAGGCGAACTTGCGGTGGGCGCCAAGCTGCCCACCGAAGCCGAGTTCGGAGAGCAATACGGCATCTCCCGCATCGTGGTGCGCGAAGCGCTGGCGGATCTGGTGCGCAATGGCCTGATCTACAAGATTCGCGGGCAGGGCGCGTTCGTGTCGGCGCGAGAGCGCGACGAGGACTTCGTGTCGACCGTGTTGGGGTTCTCGGACGAGATGGCACGCAAAGGGCGCACCGTTCGTACGCAGGTGCTGGTGCAAGAGCTACGCGCGCCGACTCCCCAAGAGGCCGCGTCGCTGGCATTGAACGATACAGACCTGATCGTGGCGCTGAAACGGCTGCGCAGTGTGGACGGTGAATTGCAGTTGCTGGTGGAAACCGCTGTGCCGGCAGATTTAGCGCCCGGCCTGCATCGCGCGCGTCTGGAAAACCGGTCGCTCTACGATGTGCTGCGCCGCCAATACGGGCTGCGTATTGTGCGGGCCGAACGCTGGATCGATGCGGTGGCGCCGGATGCCCAGACCTGCGAGCTGCTGGGGGTGGGCAGCGCTGAACCGCTGTTGCGCATCGAGTCCATTGCCTATGGCGTCAACGGCAGGCCATTGGAATACTACCGGGCGCTGCACCGGTGCAAGTCCAGCCGGCTGCACGTGCAGACCACGACGTGATGTTCCGGCTGGGGCAGCGCTGACGGATTCAGAATATGTTCAACGCCTGCGCCACCCACAAGGCCAATCCGATCGCGATGCCGATCAATAACGTGCGGCGCAGTCCGCCGCCAGCGGGAACCGCGCCTGGGGGCAGGGCGGCCTCTTGCGCCGCCGCGGCCTGCGGCATGGCCTGAGTGTGAGCGCGTGACGTCTCGCGGGACGCGGATTCGGGGCTGTCAGTTTCAATCGTAAAAACAGGTTTGCTGTTCGCAGCGGCCGCTTCGGGCGCCAGGTCTTTCATGTCCACGCCTGCATTCTTCAGCATGTCCCACAAACCGCCCATGTCCATGCCCTGACCGCTGCGCAGCGCTTCGATGCGCTCGCGTTCTGCGCGCGGCACCTCGTCCAGGCTGTCGTATTTGCGGCTATTTACGGTCACTGCGCCGTTTTTGATCTCGACCTTGAACGCTTCGCCATTTTCCATGCCGGCGTAGCTCCAGCTTTGGATGACGTCGACGCCGTCCAGTTTGCCGTCCAGCAGTTCTTCAATATTGACGCGCTGTTCCGGCGTCAGGTCCGTGGTGGAACTCCAGCTGCGCGTGGTCGTGGAACTGCGCCAGGTCTTCGTGTTGTCGTTCATATGGAAATCCGTTGGTGTCCGTTCCGTGCGCCGTCGATCTTGCCCGACTCTGGTCGCGAAATATACCGAATTCATTCACCTTGCTGTCAGAAAAGCCCGCTTTTGCGGGCTTCTTACGTTGTCCTTAAAGCAAAACTGATTTTCATGTCAAGAAAATTGATCTGATCCGGTTCCCAGACCGGATCAGATGGTCTAGAAGGCGCATAATGTGCGCACCTTCTCTTGCGTCCCTTTTCAAGAGCGGGATCGATTTTCAGTAAGTGCAGAGTGTGTTGTCTCTAGCTGGGCAGTTCGTGTTTCCAGTGTTCATGTTCGGTTGCGCGCTAGGACAACTTGGAATATTCACGGAGATGTCTATGACAGAAGATGCAAAGCCGCGCCGGCGGTTTCTGCAAGCGTTGGCCATCGTGCCCGCGTCGACGTTGGCGGTAGGTGCACTCACCACCGGCTGTACCAACGCCGCTGACGGCAAGACCGCAAAGGCGGCCAAGCCCTACGAACCCACCTATTTCAGCAAGACCGAATGGACCTTTATCGTCGCCGCGGTGGATCACCTGATTCCTGCTGACCAATATGGTCCCGGCGCGATTGAAGCCGGTGTGCCCGAGTTCATCGACCGTCAGATGGAAACGCCTTTCGGCCACGGCAAGCTCTGGTACATGCAAGGCCCGTTTCATCCTGATCAAGTGCCGGAACTGGGATATCAGCTGAATCAGACCCCGCGCGAAGTCTATCGCCATGGCATCGAGGCCTGTGATGCCTGGTGCACGAAGACGCATGGCAAGGTCTATGCCGAGCTGGACAAGCCTTTGCAAGAGCAGATCTTGAAAGACTTGCAAGGCGGCAAGATCGAATTCGAATCCGTGCCCGCCAAGACATTCTTCAGCTTCTTGCTTTCCAACACCAAGGAAGGGTTCTTTGCCGATCCGATCTACGGCGGCAACAAGAACATGGTGGGTTGGAAGATGGTGGGCTTTCCGGGCGCGCGTGCGGACTTCATGGACTGGGTTGACCAGCCCAACGTCAAGTACCCCTTTGGTCCGGTGTCGATCTCTGGCGAGAAGGGTTGAGCGATGGCAATCAAGAAAGATAAAGTGGATGCGGTACTGGTCGGATTCGGCTGGACCGGCGCGATTCTGGGTCAGGAACTGACCGAAGCGGGTTTGCAGGTGCTGGCGCTGGAACGCGGCGGCATGCAAGACACCCCCAAGGACGCGGAATACCCGAAGGTGATTGACGAGCTGGCGTACTCCGTG of Achromobacter seleniivolatilans contains these proteins:
- a CDS encoding FGGY family carbohydrate kinase, yielding MKADIFLGIDMGSTGLKAVAFEAGTGATLAAAGGALPYTHLPGGGCELSADAIESALMLALRGVADQLGPRAADVRALSCTGHGAGLYALDEQGRLLHGRAVASTDQRAGALARRLTPQWGDALYQEVGCRPWAGQSSLAAAELFDAANGGHRAIRKLLFAKDYLSYLLTGEIATDASDASTAGLLSLDSGAWSAMAFQAAGLSDLMAQALPPIVPTGTVIGRLLPARAAVCGLPAGLPVAVGAIDLLASLSAVGAGQSGHAVAVFGTWCVNAVVAPAREPKPEVGAIVRHGPATDRLYLENSPSSMANVAWLARTMQFPDAAAVVECAMTVPLGAQGLRFLPFINGGGVAAGATAGFVGLKGNHGRAHMARAVIDAVVALHAWHLKRLAVRGLGVPGQVAALGGGARDPRLVALLAGLLGHAVQRCGDDETGARGAAGYAAQSQGACADEVLPVCCETIESEPHAAQAHADFHAEFEALISSMAPAFSLLTSAAR
- a CDS encoding glycerol-3-phosphate dehydrogenase/oxidase, translated to MTANTLPYVRPALLAGRHFSTVIVGAGINGVGVFRDLSLQGVDCLVVDKGDFAAGASSAPSRMIHGGLRYLESGAFALVAEATRERNLLLRNAAHLVRPLETVVPLSSRFGGLWGSMLRFAGRSASPGARGLFVVALGLRLYDRLGRRQRVMPGHRIARAPAADEALFRDSVRWTATYFDAWISHPEWLILELMADAHADQPASLAANYCKVMACRGKTLTLRDEITGEFVDVTADTVVNATGAWLDRSATALEGAGSRVMGTKGSHLILDHPALRTALDGRMAYFETSDGRVCIVYPFMDRVLVGSTDIPVDDPDQAATEPAEVDYLLDVLREVFPRLPFARRDVVYTYVGVRPLAHSDADKPGQISRDHAVVIDPPNALRKVPLVCLVGGKWTTFRSLAALAANHVLAQLGRTRAKSTETQAIGGGADMPAPGAALDRFIDGIQASSGLSRKRCADLTGRYGSRASKQAMDFAASGDVPLRHAPDYSEAEVRALCQETGVLHLDDLVVRRTLLAIRGCVTAGLLTELADLAASALDWTATRRREEWLACAAILRDRHFVDLPVEEGAEPSGLDAARTTDLISSPITT
- a CDS encoding GntR family transcriptional regulator, whose protein sequence is MSSPISTLDVLDRNAGAPLWTQFRDLVRGKILQGELAVGAKLPTEAEFGEQYGISRIVVREALADLVRNGLIYKIRGQGAFVSARERDEDFVSTVLGFSDEMARKGRTVRTQVLVQELRAPTPQEAASLALNDTDLIVALKRLRSVDGELQLLVETAVPADLAPGLHRARLENRSLYDVLRRQYGLRIVRAERWIDAVAPDAQTCELLGVGSAEPLLRIESIAYGVNGRPLEYYRALHRCKSSRLHVQTTT
- a CDS encoding gluconate 2-dehydrogenase subunit 3 family protein; translated protein: MTEDAKPRRRFLQALAIVPASTLAVGALTTGCTNAADGKTAKAAKPYEPTYFSKTEWTFIVAAVDHLIPADQYGPGAIEAGVPEFIDRQMETPFGHGKLWYMQGPFHPDQVPELGYQLNQTPREVYRHGIEACDAWCTKTHGKVYAELDKPLQEQILKDLQGGKIEFESVPAKTFFSFLLSNTKEGFFADPIYGGNKNMVGWKMVGFPGARADFMDWVDQPNVKYPFGPVSISGEKG